The following are encoded in a window of Sulfitobacter sp. S190 genomic DNA:
- the cueR gene encoding Cu(I)-responsive transcriptional regulator translates to MNISEVEQQTGLPAKTIRYYEDIELVTPHRQSNGYRAFSPSDVHQLTFIARARSLGFSVEECRSLLALYNDRDRASADVKALAQAHLSDIDRKIAELQDMRNTLARLVVACAGDDRPDCPILGALGKA, encoded by the coding sequence ATGAACATCTCCGAAGTCGAACAGCAAACGGGCCTGCCCGCCAAAACCATCCGCTATTACGAAGACATCGAACTTGTCACGCCACACAGGCAAAGCAACGGATACCGCGCCTTTAGCCCGTCGGACGTGCATCAGCTGACCTTCATCGCCCGCGCCCGTTCGCTCGGGTTCTCGGTCGAGGAATGCCGCAGCCTGCTCGCCCTATACAACGACCGCGACAGGGCCAGCGCCGACGTCAAGGCGCTGGCGCAAGCGCATCTGTCAGACATCGATCGCAAGATCGCGGAACTGCAGGACATGCGGAACACGCTGGCGCGTCTAGTGGTCGCCTGCGCGGGCGACGATCGCCCGGACTGTCCGATCCTCGGTGCGCTGGGTAAAGCGTAA
- a CDS encoding heavy metal translocating P-type ATPase, which yields MAATQQISISNMTCGGCAARVQRTLDAAEGIDDPAVNFATHSATLRARSSDALAAALAALAKAGYPATTRPADDTAATDRDTHLRRFILALVLALPVIVIEMGGHLIPAFHHSVQASLGQTGSWTLQAILTALVLSGPGRVFFERGIPALLRRQPDMNTLVAIGTGAAFAYSMLVLVWPGALPPAARAVYFESACVIVVFILLGNLLEHRAKSRTGDAIRRLMRLQPDRAHVYRDGGWHDIAASDLTIGDRIMLRPGARVPADATVAEGQSEIDAAMMTGEPLPVAVAPGDTIVGGTVNGTGVLMCDVTRVGDDSQLAQIIRLVETAQGTRLPIQSLVDRITLLFVPVILALGALTVLVWAIFGPDPRLSYMLVAGVSVLIIACPCAMGLATPMSIMVGTGRAAEMGILFRGATALQTLQDVRVVAFDKTGTLTQGKPVLADLHLPDGVERDTALSLIAAVERHSEHPIATALLAAAEGTPERSATDTRALPGRGIEGRVDGHTIRVGKADWLRREGVDLSALPDTCNFYAAQDGQALAGMTISDSLKPTAVRAVRDLHDRGIAVALITGDSVAAADQVSAALGITEVFGSATPEDKQTALATLRATHGKTAFVGDGINDAPVLAAADVGIAIGTGTDVAKDAADVVLVSGDPALVAQAIIVSGATLRNIRQNLGWAFGYNVALVPVAAGVLYPAFGMLLSPALAAGAMALSSVLVVTNALRLRRLGGTA from the coding sequence ATGGCCGCGACCCAGCAGATCTCCATCAGCAATATGACCTGCGGCGGCTGTGCTGCACGGGTCCAGCGCACGCTTGATGCAGCCGAGGGCATCGACGACCCCGCCGTGAACTTCGCCACCCACAGCGCCACCTTGCGCGCGCGGTCCTCCGATGCGCTGGCCGCAGCCCTCGCCGCCCTCGCAAAGGCGGGCTACCCGGCCACGACCCGGCCCGCCGATGACACCGCCGCCACGGACCGCGACACGCATCTGCGCCGCTTTATCCTCGCCCTGGTGCTGGCGCTGCCCGTGATCGTCATCGAAATGGGCGGTCACCTGATCCCCGCCTTTCACCACAGCGTTCAGGCATCTCTGGGCCAGACCGGCAGCTGGACCCTTCAGGCCATCCTCACGGCGCTGGTGCTTTCGGGGCCGGGCCGGGTGTTTTTCGAACGCGGCATTCCGGCGTTGTTGCGGCGACAGCCCGATATGAACACGCTCGTGGCCATCGGTACGGGGGCGGCCTTTGCCTATTCGATGCTGGTGCTTGTCTGGCCCGGTGCGCTGCCCCCTGCGGCGCGGGCTGTCTATTTCGAATCCGCCTGCGTGATCGTTGTCTTTATCCTGCTGGGCAACCTGCTCGAACACCGCGCCAAATCGCGCACGGGCGATGCGATCCGGCGCTTGATGCGCCTGCAACCCGACCGGGCCCATGTGTACCGTGACGGGGGCTGGCACGACATCGCGGCCAGCGATCTGACCATCGGTGACCGCATCATGCTGCGCCCCGGCGCCCGGGTGCCCGCCGATGCCACCGTCGCCGAAGGTCAAAGCGAAATCGACGCTGCCATGATGACCGGAGAGCCGCTGCCGGTCGCCGTCGCACCGGGGGACACGATCGTCGGCGGGACGGTCAACGGCACGGGCGTCTTGATGTGCGATGTCACCCGCGTCGGTGACGACAGCCAGTTGGCGCAGATCATCCGGCTGGTCGAAACAGCACAGGGCACGCGGCTGCCGATCCAGTCGCTCGTGGACCGGATCACGCTGCTTTTCGTGCCGGTGATACTCGCGCTCGGCGCGCTCACGGTACTGGTCTGGGCCATCTTCGGACCCGATCCGCGCCTGTCGTATATGCTGGTCGCGGGGGTCTCGGTGCTGATCATTGCCTGTCCGTGCGCCATGGGGCTCGCCACGCCGATGTCGATCATGGTCGGCACGGGGCGCGCGGCCGAAATGGGCATTCTGTTCCGCGGTGCCACCGCATTGCAGACGCTGCAGGATGTGCGCGTCGTGGCCTTTGATAAAACCGGCACGCTGACACAGGGCAAACCGGTGCTCGCCGATCTGCACCTGCCCGATGGCGTCGAACGCGACACCGCCCTGTCCCTGATCGCCGCTGTGGAAAGGCACTCCGAACACCCCATCGCCACCGCCCTTCTCGCCGCAGCCGAGGGCACACCCGAACGCAGCGCCACCGACACCCGCGCACTGCCCGGCCGCGGCATAGAGGGGCGCGTTGACGGGCACACCATACGCGTCGGCAAAGCCGATTGGTTGCGCCGCGAAGGCGTCGATCTCTCCGCTCTGCCGGACACCTGCAACTTCTACGCCGCCCAAGACGGGCAGGCGCTGGCCGGAATGACCATTTCCGACAGTCTCAAGCCAACCGCCGTGCGGGCCGTCCGCGATCTGCATGACCGTGGCATTGCCGTTGCGCTCATCACCGGTGACAGCGTTGCCGCGGCAGATCAGGTCAGCGCCGCGCTCGGCATCACCGAGGTGTTCGGCAGCGCCACCCCCGAAGACAAGCAAACCGCGCTCGCAACCCTGCGCGCCACGCATGGCAAAACGGCCTTTGTGGGCGACGGGATCAACGACGCGCCGGTGCTTGCGGCGGCTGACGTTGGCATCGCCATTGGCACGGGCACCGACGTGGCCAAAGACGCCGCAGATGTGGTCCTGGTCAGCGGCGACCCCGCCCTTGTCGCGCAGGCGATAATCGTGTCCGGCGCCACGCTGCGCAACATCCGGCAGAACCTCGGCTGGGCCTTTGGCTATAACGTCGCGCTCGTTCCGGTCGCCGCTGGCGTGCTTTACCCTGCTTTCGGGATGCTGCTCTCGCCCGCTCTGGCCGCGGGCGCAATGGCGCTGTCGTCGGTTCTCGTGGTGACCAACGCGCTCCGACTGCGCCGGTTGGGAGGGACAGCATGA
- a CDS encoding heme biosynthesis protein HemY — MLWSLIKIIVFIGAIMALAWGAGALLETQGGMRLDVMGQEYNFGPLEVVLLVIVLLIAVWLLLKVLSLLVATLKFLNGDETALSRYFDRNRERKGFEALSEGLMALASGEGRVAMAKAAKADKYLNKPALTNLLTAQAAELAGDRRKAEETYRKLVENEQTRFVGVRGIMKQKLADGDTDTALELAKKAFALKPKHDETGNTLLQLQAQKHDWVGARKTLSAKLGNGQLPRDVHKRRDAVLALSEARDIVAEGNSIEARETAIEANRLSPDLIPAAAMAARGYIEQGKPRYATRVLKKAWEAQPHPDLAAAFAEIEPNETAKARVKRFATLTRIKSDHPETKMLLAELHIANEDFPEARRALGNLVETDPTTRSVTLMAAIERGEGASDTIVKGWLARAVTASRGPQWICNNCQHIHADWKPVCENCASFDTLEWKAPPESEMAMPAGAQMLPLIVGGHDDASGANAIAPVDTDVTIEDADIIEDDTPQTDTDADKDTVKQT, encoded by the coding sequence ATGTTGTGGTCACTCATTAAAATCATTGTGTTCATCGGTGCCATCATGGCGTTGGCATGGGGTGCGGGCGCGTTGCTTGAAACCCAAGGGGGCATGCGGCTCGACGTGATGGGTCAGGAATACAACTTCGGCCCGCTCGAAGTTGTGCTGCTGGTGATCGTCCTTCTGATCGCCGTGTGGCTGCTGCTCAAGGTGCTGTCGCTTTTGGTGGCCACCTTGAAATTCCTCAACGGCGATGAAACCGCCCTGTCGCGCTATTTCGACAGAAACCGCGAGCGCAAGGGCTTCGAGGCGCTGTCCGAAGGGCTAATGGCTCTGGCAAGCGGCGAAGGCCGCGTCGCGATGGCCAAGGCGGCCAAAGCCGACAAATACCTCAACAAACCCGCGCTCACGAACCTTCTGACGGCACAGGCGGCCGAACTGGCAGGGGACCGGCGCAAGGCCGAGGAAACCTACCGCAAGCTGGTCGAGAATGAACAGACCCGCTTTGTCGGGGTGCGTGGCATCATGAAACAGAAGCTCGCCGACGGTGACACCGACACCGCGCTGGAACTGGCGAAAAAGGCGTTCGCGCTCAAGCCCAAGCACGATGAAACCGGCAATACGCTGCTGCAACTTCAGGCCCAGAAACACGATTGGGTCGGCGCGCGCAAGACGCTGTCGGCCAAACTGGGCAACGGCCAGCTGCCCCGCGACGTGCACAAGCGCCGCGATGCGGTGCTCGCCCTCTCCGAGGCCCGCGACATCGTCGCCGAAGGCAACAGCATCGAAGCCCGCGAAACCGCGATCGAGGCGAACCGTCTGTCGCCCGACCTGATCCCGGCGGCTGCCATGGCGGCACGCGGCTATATCGAACAGGGCAAACCGCGCTACGCAACCCGCGTGCTGAAAAAGGCGTGGGAGGCCCAGCCCCACCCCGATCTCGCCGCGGCCTTTGCTGAAATCGAACCCAACGAAACGGCCAAGGCACGCGTCAAACGCTTCGCCACCCTGACGCGCATCAAATCGGACCACCCCGAAACCAAGATGCTGCTGGCCGAACTGCACATCGCGAACGAAGATTTCCCCGAAGCACGCCGCGCGCTGGGAAATCTCGTGGAAACCGATCCGACAACCCGCTCTGTCACACTGATGGCGGCGATCGAACGCGGCGAAGGCGCCTCCGACACGATCGTCAAGGGCTGGCTGGCGCGGGCGGTGACCGCATCGCGCGGGCCGCAGTGGATCTGCAACAATTGCCAACACATCCACGCCGACTGGAAACCGGTCTGTGAAAACTGCGCCAGCTTCGACACGCTCGAATGGAAGGCACCGCCAGAATCGGAAATGGCCATGCCCGCCGGTGCGCAGATGCTGCCATTGATCGTGGGCGGCCACGATGATGCGTCCGGCGCCAACGCCATCGCGCCCGTCGATACCGATGTCACGATCGAAGATGCCGACATCATCGAGGATGATACGCCGCAGACGGATACAGACGCCGACAAGGATACCGTCAAACAGACGTGA
- a CDS encoding COG4223 family protein → MASSKKSNASKAKSASKDKSNDEEVKPNVPADPVESDVIVPEDAENSLTPASDEPTVVAESDDAADTLGAESSDPDDTVMGIGPEDTVIDDTADPDTIIEGTVTEDTVAAFDDTVSADTTSGDSAQTYDQNTTPAAPVPALTEKRRSVFWPLVLGGLVAGIIGFAVSELDLLNRNTAGADITNQLRSDLAAQQDRLTALEEAEPPVIEPVDLSGLEEQLAALDARIVTLEERPIVTVPEGVDADAAAAYAEELSALKSSVEEQRAEIADLLNNARSVEEATAEAAKVANAQASLAKIISAIDAGQPFATELEALKTFDIGEVPDALDAAAPDGVRTLAALQAEFPDEARGALAAARSVPTDEDAQGFSGFFKRQLGVRSTRPREGTDPDAVLSRAEAAVRSGDLDEALAELETLPAPAQDTIAEWRAAADARLAARSAAADLSQRLTAD, encoded by the coding sequence GTGGCGTCATCGAAAAAATCCAATGCGTCCAAGGCGAAATCAGCGTCCAAGGACAAATCGAATGACGAAGAGGTCAAGCCGAACGTGCCCGCCGATCCCGTCGAATCCGATGTGATTGTCCCGGAAGACGCCGAAAACAGCCTCACACCGGCGTCCGACGAACCCACGGTTGTCGCAGAATCCGACGATGCCGCGGATACCCTTGGCGCGGAGTCGTCCGATCCTGACGATACGGTCATGGGCATTGGCCCCGAAGATACGGTAATTGACGACACCGCCGATCCCGACACCATCATCGAAGGGACCGTAACAGAAGATACCGTTGCCGCTTTCGACGATACCGTGTCCGCCGACACCACGAGCGGTGACAGCGCACAAACATACGACCAGAATACCACCCCGGCGGCACCCGTACCCGCGCTGACCGAAAAACGGCGCAGCGTGTTCTGGCCGCTCGTGCTTGGCGGGCTGGTCGCGGGCATCATCGGTTTTGCCGTGTCGGAACTTGATCTGCTGAACCGCAACACTGCGGGTGCGGACATCACCAATCAACTGCGCAGCGATCTTGCGGCCCAGCAGGACCGCCTGACCGCGCTGGAAGAAGCAGAGCCTCCCGTCATCGAACCGGTTGATCTGTCGGGGCTCGAAGAGCAGCTTGCCGCGCTCGACGCCCGGATCGTAACCCTCGAAGAGCGGCCCATCGTCACCGTGCCCGAAGGTGTCGATGCGGATGCCGCCGCCGCCTATGCAGAGGAGCTGTCGGCGCTGAAATCCTCCGTCGAGGAACAGCGCGCCGAAATCGCCGATCTGCTGAACAACGCCCGCAGTGTCGAGGAAGCAACCGCCGAGGCGGCCAAGGTCGCCAACGCACAGGCCAGCCTCGCCAAGATCATTTCCGCCATTGACGCAGGCCAGCCCTTTGCCACCGAGCTTGAGGCGCTCAAGACATTTGACATCGGCGAAGTGCCGGACGCTCTCGATGCCGCGGCCCCCGACGGGGTGCGCACGCTCGCGGCGTTGCAAGCGGAGTTCCCAGACGAAGCCCGCGGTGCGCTGGCTGCTGCCCGTTCCGTGCCCACCGACGAAGACGCACAGGGCTTCAGCGGTTTTTTCAAGCGTCAGCTCGGCGTGCGTTCGACCCGCCCGCGTGAGGGGACCGATCCAGACGCCGTATTGTCTCGCGCCGAAGCGGCCGTACGCTCGGGCGATCTGGACGAGGCACTGGCAGAGCTCGAAACACTGCCCGCCCCAGCCCAAGATACCATCGCCGAATGGCGCGCCGCGGCAGACGCCCGGCTTGCGGCGCGCTCCGCCGCCGCCGATCTGTCCCAACGCCTGACGGCCGACTAA
- a CDS encoding uroporphyrinogen-III synthase — translation MTSVRTLDRPALLMTRPKASADRFVARLSGDAQARVRLVHAPLIRIAPTGTQPDLAGQAGVIFTSANGVRFAPQGAGRTAYCVGRTTTDAATVQGWDVRHHATDAAHLLDALVAAQVPGPLVHLAGRHTRGNLAQRLTHAGIATREHTLYDQHLLPLTAAARAALDAPNIVPLFSPRTARQLGAEAPTLARSHVVALSAAVAEALAGHSVNSLHILATPDADMMRKAVEKLCLRITLP, via the coding sequence ATGACGAGCGTACGCACCTTGGACCGTCCCGCCCTCCTGATGACACGGCCGAAGGCCAGCGCAGACCGCTTTGTCGCGCGTCTTTCGGGGGATGCGCAGGCGCGGGTGCGGCTCGTCCACGCACCGCTGATCCGCATCGCCCCGACAGGCACCCAACCCGATCTCGCCGGTCAAGCGGGTGTCATCTTTACCTCTGCCAACGGGGTGCGTTTCGCGCCGCAGGGGGCGGGCCGCACCGCCTATTGCGTGGGGCGGACTACCACAGATGCCGCCACGGTGCAGGGCTGGGATGTCCGGCACCACGCCACGGATGCGGCGCATCTGTTGGACGCGCTGGTCGCGGCACAGGTTCCCGGACCGCTCGTGCATCTCGCTGGCCGCCACACACGGGGCAACCTCGCGCAAAGGCTCACGCACGCGGGCATCGCGACACGCGAACATACACTTTACGACCAGCATCTGTTGCCGCTGACGGCTGCGGCGCGCGCGGCACTGGATGCGCCCAACATCGTGCCGCTCTTTTCGCCACGGACCGCGCGGCAGCTCGGCGCCGAGGCCCCGACCCTTGCCCGGTCCCATGTCGTCGCCCTCAGCGCCGCGGTGGCAGAGGCTCTGGCAGGCCATTCGGTCAATTCCCTGCACATTTTGGCCACGCCGGACGCCGATATGATGCGTAAAGCGGTTGAAAAGCTGTGTCTTCGCATCACGTTGCCTTGA
- the tsaD gene encoding tRNA (adenosine(37)-N6)-threonylcarbamoyltransferase complex transferase subunit TsaD: MSDITILGIESSCDDTAAAVLHAQAGAARVLSSVVQGQTDLHADFGGVVPEIAARAHAEKLDLAIVQALAEAETTLDAIDAVAVTAGPGLIGGVVSGVMHAKGIAMARGIDMYGVNHLAGHALTPRLTDGVPFPYLMLLVSGGHCQFLIVKGPDAFERLGGTIDDAPGEAFDKVARLLALSQPGGPAIEARSHAGDAGRFRLPRPLLDRAGCDMSFSGLKTAVLRQRDALMDTGTLTAADQADLAAGFQAAVVDVLAEKTRRALAVYLALAPDDPCLCVAGGVAANMAIRTALTEVAAGAGARFVAPPLALCTDNAAMIAYAGLEQMATRGPDDLGLSARPRWPLDGRAPAMLGSGKKGAKA; the protein is encoded by the coding sequence ATGTCCGACATCACCATCCTAGGCATCGAAAGCAGTTGTGACGATACCGCCGCCGCCGTGCTGCACGCGCAGGCGGGTGCGGCGCGGGTGCTGTCGTCGGTGGTGCAGGGGCAGACCGATCTGCACGCGGATTTCGGCGGCGTTGTGCCCGAAATCGCGGCGCGTGCGCATGCCGAAAAGCTGGATCTGGCGATTGTGCAGGCCCTGGCGGAGGCTGAAACCACGCTCGATGCCATTGACGCGGTGGCGGTGACGGCGGGGCCGGGGTTGATCGGGGGGGTCGTGTCGGGCGTGATGCATGCCAAGGGTATCGCGATGGCGCGCGGTATCGATATGTACGGGGTCAACCATCTGGCCGGTCACGCGCTGACCCCGCGCCTGACCGATGGCGTGCCGTTTCCCTATTTGATGCTGCTGGTGTCGGGCGGCCATTGCCAGTTCCTGATCGTGAAGGGGCCCGATGCCTTCGAGCGTTTGGGTGGCACGATTGACGATGCCCCCGGTGAAGCGTTCGACAAGGTGGCGCGTCTGCTGGCCCTGTCCCAACCCGGTGGCCCCGCCATCGAGGCGCGCAGCCATGCGGGCGATGCCGGACGTTTTCGGCTGCCCCGCCCGTTGCTGGACCGCGCCGGGTGCGACATGTCCTTTTCGGGATTGAAGACGGCCGTGTTGCGCCAGCGCGATGCGCTGATGGATACCGGCACCCTGACAGCTGCGGATCAGGCCGATCTGGCGGCGGGGTTTCAGGCGGCGGTCGTGGATGTGCTGGCCGAAAAGACGCGCCGCGCGCTGGCGGTATATTTGGCGCTTGCGCCCGATGACCCCTGTCTGTGTGTGGCGGGCGGCGTGGCTGCCAACATGGCGATCCGCACCGCGCTGACCGAGGTTGCTGCCGGCGCGGGCGCCCGTTTCGTCGCCCCCCCCTTGGCCCTGTGTACCGACAATGCCGCGATGATCGCATATGCGGGACTGGAGCAGATGGCAACGCGCGGGCCCGATGATCTGGGATTGTCCGCGCGGCCCCGCTGGCCACTGGACGGCCGCGCCCCTGCCATGCTGGGCAGCGGCAAAAAGGGCGCCAAGGCATGA
- a CDS encoding NAD(P)H-dependent glycerol-3-phosphate dehydrogenase, producing the protein MSVAVMGAGAFGTALAIALGQKMPVTLWARDVGDMARLRENRKRLPGCAFSQGVSVTDDRAKAWAADVILLAVPMQQLRGFLQASAPAFKNKKLVACCKGIEIASGVGPVGVITQEAPDATAAILTGPSFAADIARGLPTALTFACTRTEAAKPLQHLLTTPTLRLYRTHDTLGAELGGALKNVIAIACGAAMGAGLGESARAALMTRGYAEMQRLAAHLGAEPDTLSGLSGFGDLALTCTSTGSRNYRLGAALGAGETFDQNTTVEGAATARAVHALAVDAALDLPITAAVAAVVEGRLDVATAMRQLLDRPLKEE; encoded by the coding sequence ATGAGCGTCGCGGTGATGGGGGCTGGCGCCTTCGGGACGGCGCTGGCGATCGCACTGGGGCAGAAGATGCCGGTGACCCTGTGGGCCCGTGACGTGGGCGATATGGCGCGGCTGCGCGAAAACCGCAAACGCCTGCCGGGTTGCGCATTTTCCCAAGGTGTGTCGGTCACCGATGACCGTGCCAAAGCCTGGGCCGCCGATGTGATCCTGCTGGCCGTTCCGATGCAGCAGTTGCGCGGGTTCTTGCAGGCCAGCGCACCGGCGTTCAAGAACAAGAAGCTGGTGGCCTGTTGCAAGGGGATCGAGATCGCCAGCGGCGTTGGCCCCGTGGGAGTCATCACGCAGGAAGCCCCGGATGCGACCGCCGCGATCCTGACCGGGCCGAGCTTTGCCGCCGACATCGCGCGTGGGTTGCCCACGGCCCTGACGTTTGCCTGTACCCGGACAGAGGCCGCGAAACCGCTGCAGCATTTGCTGACGACGCCGACGCTGCGACTGTACCGGACCCATGATACGCTGGGGGCGGAGCTGGGTGGCGCGCTCAAGAACGTGATCGCCATTGCCTGCGGGGCCGCGATGGGTGCGGGGCTGGGCGAAAGCGCACGGGCGGCGCTGATGACGCGCGGATATGCCGAAATGCAGCGGCTGGCGGCCCATTTGGGGGCGGAGCCTGACACATTGTCGGGGTTGTCGGGGTTCGGGGATCTGGCGCTGACCTGTACGTCGACGGGATCGCGCAACTACCGACTGGGCGCCGCGCTGGGCGCGGGAGAGACGTTTGACCAGAACACCACAGTTGAGGGCGCCGCGACTGCACGGGCGGTTCACGCGCTGGCGGTTGACGCGGCGCTGGATCTGCCGATCACCGCAGCGGTTGCGGCGGTCGTCGAGGGGCGCTTAGATGTGGCAACCGCGATGCGGCAGCTTTTGGATCGCCCCTTGAAGGAGGAATAG
- a CDS encoding YciI family protein yields the protein MLVCLMAHDKDGGLPVRMENRPAHVDYLKSTDHVHMAGPLIGPDGEMSGSMIVLDVPDMSAAQQWADNDPYARAGLFKSVTLTEWKKVIG from the coding sequence ATGCTTGTTTGCCTGATGGCCCATGACAAGGACGGAGGATTGCCGGTGCGGATGGAAAACCGCCCCGCCCATGTCGATTACCTCAAGAGCACGGATCACGTGCATATGGCGGGCCCGTTGATCGGGCCGGATGGCGAGATGAGCGGTTCAATGATCGTGCTGGATGTGCCCGATATGTCCGCCGCGCAGCAGTGGGCCGACAATGACCCTTACGCCAGGGCGGGACTGTTCAAATCCGTGACCCTGACCGAATGGAAAAAGGTGATCGGCTGA
- a CDS encoding EVE domain-containing protein: MAYWLFKSEPSVWGWDDQVAKGDAGEEWDGVRNYQARNFMRDMKLGDLGFFYHSQKEKAVVGIVEVCAEAHPDSTTDDDRWECVDIKAVRPFEAPVTLDMIKADPRLEEMVLVRNSRLSVQPVTEAEWRAVCALGQTRP, translated from the coding sequence ATGGCGTATTGGCTGTTCAAATCCGAACCTTCGGTCTGGGGGTGGGACGATCAGGTCGCCAAGGGGGATGCGGGCGAAGAATGGGACGGCGTGCGCAATTACCAGGCCCGCAATTTCATGCGCGACATGAAGCTGGGGGATCTGGGGTTCTTCTATCATTCGCAAAAGGAAAAGGCGGTGGTGGGCATCGTGGAGGTCTGCGCCGAGGCGCACCCCGACAGCACCACCGACGACGACAGGTGGGAATGCGTGGACATCAAGGCCGTACGCCCCTTCGAGGCACCCGTCACGCTGGACATGATCAAAGCCGATCCACGCCTCGAAGAGATGGTGCTGGTGCGCAATTCGCGTCTGTCGGTACAACCGGTGACAGAGGCCGAATGGCGGGCCGTTTGCGCGCTGGGGCAAACCCGCCCTTAG
- a CDS encoding DUF1761 domain-containing protein, whose amino-acid sequence MPFVSIIVAAIAGFAVGAVWYMSLANAWMDAANIARGPDGKPENDGPLPYVMAFVAMLLVAGMMRHSFALSGIDTAGAGLVSGVGIGLFFISPWIMINNAYAGRPFRLTVIDGGYAVLGCAAIGLVLTLF is encoded by the coding sequence ATGCCGTTCGTATCAATCATTGTGGCCGCGATTGCGGGATTTGCGGTGGGCGCTGTGTGGTACATGAGCCTCGCCAATGCGTGGATGGACGCGGCCAACATAGCCCGCGGGCCGGATGGCAAACCCGAAAACGATGGGCCGCTGCCCTATGTCATGGCCTTTGTCGCGATGTTGCTGGTGGCGGGGATGATGCGGCACAGCTTTGCCTTGTCCGGCATTGATACGGCGGGGGCCGGTCTGGTGTCGGGTGTGGGGATCGGGCTGTTTTTCATCAGCCCGTGGATCATGATCAACAATGCCTACGCGGGGCGGCCTTTCCGGCTGACGGTGATCGACGGCGGATATGCGGTGTTGGGCTGCGCCGCGATCGGCTTGGTGCTGACCCTGTTCTGA
- a CDS encoding DUF2853 family protein produces the protein MGKRDEWIQKYAEDLRNKCGMEPDMDLLTKVTIGCGPSIYNADAQTVAGSDTEELNTVKNNFLIKKLGLPDDEHLMGGIQKAIETYGRSERNKYRAVIYYMLTKHFGKESVYG, from the coding sequence ATGGGCAAGCGTGACGAATGGATTCAGAAATACGCGGAAGATCTGCGCAACAAATGCGGCATGGAGCCGGATATGGATCTGCTGACAAAGGTGACGATCGGTTGCGGCCCGTCGATTTACAACGCGGACGCACAGACCGTTGCGGGCTCCGACACCGAAGAGCTGAACACCGTCAAAAACAACTTCCTTATCAAGAAGTTGGGCCTGCCTGACGATGAACACCTGATGGGCGGCATTCAAAAGGCCATCGAAACCTATGGCCGGTCCGAGCGCAACAAATACCGCGCCGTGATCTACTACATGCTGACCAAGCATTTCGGCAAGGAATCCGTCTACGGCTGA
- a CDS encoding extensin family protein yields the protein MLLSFIFGGFAFAGWQLLVHPQTPVPDAWNPTKPLVVTDPVTALTDWKLARAVASPETCLAALSTGATAQPVADLVADNPRCGISPNVALRGVDGVDVAPLNTRCQTALRLAMWSRHGIAPAARDLLGSDIARIHHFSSYSCREIRTTSGSGGRMSTHATADAIDISGVTLSDGRRIDLRADWNDPARGAFLRAIRDTACTWFGTVLGPDYNRLHADHFHLQNRGWGRCS from the coding sequence TGCTTTTGTCTTTTATATTCGGGGGGTTCGCTTTTGCCGGCTGGCAGTTGCTGGTGCATCCCCAAACGCCCGTGCCCGACGCGTGGAACCCCACCAAACCGCTTGTCGTGACAGACCCGGTGACAGCTTTGACCGACTGGAAACTGGCCCGCGCGGTCGCCAGTCCCGAGACATGCCTCGCGGCCCTGTCGACCGGAGCCACAGCACAGCCGGTTGCCGATCTGGTGGCCGACAATCCGCGGTGTGGCATTTCGCCAAACGTGGCGCTGCGCGGTGTCGATGGCGTGGATGTCGCGCCGCTGAACACGCGCTGCCAGACGGCGCTGCGTCTGGCGATGTGGTCGCGGCACGGGATCGCGCCTGCCGCCCGCGACCTGCTGGGCAGCGATATCGCCCGCATCCACCACTTTTCGAGCTACAGCTGCCGTGAAATCCGCACCACCTCCGGCAGCGGCGGCCGGATGAGCACGCACGCCACGGCCGATGCCATCGATATTTCCGGCGTCACCCTGTCGGACGGGCGGCGGATCGACCTGCGCGCAGACTGGAACGACCCCGCCAGGGGCGCATTTCTGCGCGCGATCCGCGACACTGCCTGCACGTGGTTCGGCACGGTTCTGGGCCCCGACTACAACCGCCTGCACGCCGATCATTTCCACCTGCAAAACCGCGGCTGGGGCCGGTGCAGCTGA